In Chlorocebus sabaeus isolate Y175 chromosome 5, mChlSab1.0.hap1, whole genome shotgun sequence, one genomic interval encodes:
- the RSL1D1 gene encoding ribosomal L1 domain-containing protein 1 — MEDSASAPPSSSAATATSASTPGAPTARKQLDKEQVRKAVDALLTHCKSRKNNYGLLLNESENLFLMVVLWKIPSKELRVRLTLPHSIRSDSEDICLFTKDEPNSTPEKTEQFYRKLLNKHGIKTISQIISLQTLKKEYKSYEAKLRLLSSFDFFLTDARIRRLLPSLIGRHFYQRKKVPVSVNLLSKNLSREINDCVGGTVLNISKSGSCSAIRIGHIGMQIEHIIENIVAVTKGLSEKLPEKWESVKLLFVKTDKSAALPIFSSFVSNWDEATKRSMLNKRKKEARRKRRERNFEKQKERKKKRQARKSASVLSKDDVAPESGDTIVKKPESKKEQTPEHGKKKRGRGKAQVKATDESKDEIPQLVPIGKTTPANENIEIEKHATGKKSPTKSPNPSTPRGKKRKALPASETPKAEETPGKGPGKKRKIKEEAVKEKNPSLGKKDARQTPKKPGAKFFTTLSKSVRKGSHTPKKWPKKPKVPQST, encoded by the exons ATGGAGGACTCGGCCTCCGCGCCGCCGTCTTCTTCAGCCgcgactgcaacctccgcctcgacTCCAGGGGCCCCGACAGCACGGAAGCAGCTGGACAAAGAGCAG GTTAGAAAGGCAGTGGATGCGCTCTTGACACATTGCAAGTCCAGGAAAAACAATTACGGGTTGCTTTTGAATGAgagtgaaaatttatttttaatggtggTATTATGGAAAATTCCAAGTAAAGAACTGAGGGTCAGATT GACCTTGCCTCATAGCATTCGATCAGATTCAGAAGATATCTGTTTATTTACGAAGGACGAACCCAATTCAACTCCTGAAAAGAcagaacagttttatagaaagcTTTTAAACAAGCATGGAATTAAAACCATTTCTCAG ATTATCTCCCTCCAAACTCTAAAGAAGGAATATAAATCCTATGAAGCCAAGCTCCGCCTTCTGAGCAGTTTTGACTTCTTCCTTACTGATGCCAGAATTAGGCGGCTCTTACCCTCACTCATTGGGAGACATTTCTATCAAAGAAAGAA AGTTCCAGTATCTGTAAACCTTCTGTCCAAGAATTTATCAAGAGAGATCAATGACTGTGTAGGTGGAACGGTCTTAAACATTTCTAAAAGCGGTTCTTGCAG TGCTATACGTATTGGTCACATTGGAATGCAAATTGAGCACATCATTGAAAATATTGTTGCTGTCACCAAAGGACTTTCAGAAAAATTGCCAGAG aaGTGGGAGAGCGTGAAACTCCTGTTTGTGAAAACTGATAAATCGGCTGCCCTTCCCATCTTTTCCTCGTTTGTCAGCAATTGGGATGAAGCCACCAAAAGATCTATGCTTAATAAGCGGAAGAAA GAGGCAAGGAGAAAacgaagagagagaaattttgaaaaacaaaaggagaggaaaaagaagaggcagGCTAGGAAGTCCGCATCAGTTCTTAGTAAAGATGATGTGGCACCTGAAAGTGGTGATACTATAGTGAAGAAACCTGAATCGAAGAAGGAACAGACCCCAGAGCATGGGAAGAAAAAACGTGGCAGAGGAAAAGCCCAAGTTAAAGCAACAGATGAATCCAAAGATGAAATTCCACAGCTGGTACCAATAGGAAAGACGACTCCAGCTAATGAAAATATAGAg attGAAAAACATGCCACTGGAAAGAAGTCTCCAACAAAGAGTCCTAATCCCAGTACACCTcgtgggaagaaaagaaaggcctTGCCAGCATCTGAGACCCCAAAAGCTGAAGAGACCCCAGGGAAAGGCCCAGGGAAGAAGCGAAAGATCAAAGAAGAGgcagtgaaggaaaaaaatccttcaCTGGGGAAAAAGGATGCGAGACAGACTCCAAAAAAGCCAGGGGCCAAGTTCTTCACCACTCTtagtaaatctgtgagaaaagGTTCCCACACCCCCAAAAAATGGCCCAAAAAACCCAAAGTACCCCAGTCGACCTAA